One window of Oscillibacter hominis genomic DNA carries:
- a CDS encoding gamma-glutamyltransferase family protein produces MNFDPLEQRYPSRRKVVFGRCAVAASQPLAAQAGLDVLKEGGNAVDAAIAAASVLTVAEPTSNGLGSDAFALIWSGKRLYGLNGSGRSPASISAQALSGQKEVPRFGWTPVTVPGAAGAWAELWRRFGRLPFPRLLQPAVDAARNGVVVQPTTARSWRQALELHRRELHGPEFKEWFRVFAPGGAAPRPGEIWHSEEHARTLEELARTECESLYRGDLAERIDRASRKDGGFLRKEDLYAYRPVWVEPIRMDYRGYEVCELPPNGCGVAALMALNILKNLSLGEREHGDTYHKLMESMKLAYIDAREYVADPEYMDYTPAELLSPDYGAARADLIGDQALDPAPGAPPKGGTVYFCTADAEGNMVSFIQSSYVGFGSAVVVPGTGITLQNRGCGFNLRPGHPNCLGGGKRPCHSILPGFLMKAGEAVGPFGVMGGAMQPQGHLQVVTNTIDFGLSPQDSLDAPRWQWTGGREILVEPGFSREIAEGLRSRGHEVRFAQGSDSFGRGQIIWRDPETGILCVGTESRCDSAAAVL; encoded by the coding sequence ATGAACTTTGACCCGCTGGAGCAGCGCTATCCCTCCCGGCGAAAGGTGGTCTTCGGCCGCTGCGCCGTGGCCGCCTCCCAGCCCCTTGCCGCCCAGGCGGGGCTGGACGTCCTCAAAGAGGGGGGAAACGCCGTGGACGCGGCCATCGCCGCGGCATCTGTGCTGACGGTGGCGGAACCCACATCCAACGGCCTGGGAAGCGACGCCTTTGCCCTGATCTGGAGCGGGAAGCGGCTCTATGGCCTCAACGGCAGCGGCCGTTCGCCTGCGTCCATTTCAGCCCAGGCCCTTTCCGGCCAAAAGGAGGTGCCCCGCTTCGGCTGGACCCCGGTGACGGTGCCGGGAGCGGCCGGCGCGTGGGCGGAGCTCTGGCGCCGTTTCGGGCGGCTGCCCTTTCCAAGGCTCCTCCAACCGGCTGTGGACGCGGCCCGCAATGGCGTGGTGGTGCAGCCCACCACTGCCCGCAGCTGGCGCCAGGCTCTGGAGCTGCACCGCCGGGAGCTTCACGGGCCGGAGTTTAAAGAGTGGTTCCGGGTGTTTGCCCCCGGCGGCGCCGCGCCCCGGCCGGGGGAGATCTGGCATTCGGAGGAGCACGCCCGCACACTGGAGGAGCTGGCCCGGACGGAGTGCGAGTCCCTGTACCGGGGAGACCTGGCGGAGCGGATCGACCGGGCCAGCCGGAAGGACGGAGGCTTTTTGCGCAAGGAGGACCTATACGCCTACCGCCCGGTGTGGGTGGAGCCTATCCGCATGGATTACAGGGGCTATGAGGTCTGTGAGCTGCCGCCCAATGGCTGCGGCGTCGCGGCGCTGATGGCTCTCAATATTTTAAAAAACCTCTCCCTGGGGGAAAGGGAGCACGGGGACACCTATCACAAGCTGATGGAGTCCATGAAGCTTGCCTACATCGACGCCAGGGAGTACGTGGCGGACCCGGAGTACATGGACTATACGCCGGCGGAGCTGCTTTCCCCTGATTATGGCGCCGCCCGCGCGGACCTCATCGGCGATCAGGCGCTGGACCCGGCGCCGGGCGCGCCGCCGAAGGGGGGCACGGTGTACTTCTGCACCGCTGACGCAGAGGGGAACATGGTCTCCTTCATCCAGAGCAGCTATGTCGGCTTTGGCTCCGCGGTTGTGGTGCCCGGCACCGGCATCACGCTTCAAAACCGGGGGTGCGGCTTCAACCTGCGTCCCGGCCACCCCAACTGCCTGGGAGGAGGAAAGAGGCCCTGCCACAGCATCCTTCCTGGATTTTTGATGAAAGCCGGCGAGGCGGTAGGGCCCTTCGGCGTCATGGGCGGGGCCATGCAGCCCCAGGGCCATCTCCAGGTGGTCACCAACACCATCGATTTTGGCCTCAGCCCTCAGGACAGCTTGGACGCTCCCCGATGGCAGTGGACCGGCGGCCGGGAGATTCTGGTGGAGCCCGGCTTTTCCCGGGAAATCGCGGAGGGGCTTCGCAGCCGGGGCCACGAGGTTCGTTTTGCTCAGGGATCAGACTCCTTTGGCCGGGGACAGATCATCTGGCGGGACCCGGAGACGGGAATCCTCTGCGTGGGCACGGAATCCCGCTGCGACAGTGCAGCCGCGGTCCTGTAA
- the obgE gene encoding GTPase ObgE produces the protein MATSFIDKARITVRAGKGGNGAVSFHREKYVAAGGPDGGDGGQGGSIIVQVDDNMSTLMDFRYKRKYVAENGVDGQGARKSGKDGKSLTIKVPRGTLIRDAETNEIIKDMSDSEPFVLCRGGKGGWGNTHFATPTRQVPRFAKAGLPGESHDVVLELKLLADVGLVGFPNVGKSTLLSVVSKAQPKIANYHFTTLYPNLGVVYVDEGVSFVMADIPGIIEGASGGAGLGHDFLRHIDRCRLLVHVVDVSGSEGRDPVADFDAICEELKQYSPELATRPQIVAANKTDICETTEGLDALRRHVEALGYPLYEISAAAHKGTRELVRKVAEALSALPPVAVYEPEYVPRPAEVDTSAPLSIEVVDGVWIVEGPWLQRLIANTNFGDYESRNWFDKMLRESGLFARMEEMGIQDGDTVSMYNLEFDYQR, from the coding sequence ATGGCGACATCTTTTATTGACAAGGCCCGCATCACCGTCCGTGCTGGCAAGGGCGGCAACGGCGCCGTCTCCTTTCACCGGGAGAAATACGTGGCCGCAGGCGGCCCAGACGGCGGCGACGGCGGTCAGGGCGGCTCCATCATCGTCCAGGTGGACGACAACATGTCCACGCTGATGGACTTCCGCTATAAGCGCAAGTACGTGGCGGAAAACGGGGTGGACGGTCAGGGAGCCCGCAAGTCCGGAAAGGACGGGAAGTCCCTCACCATCAAGGTCCCCCGGGGCACGCTGATCCGGGATGCGGAGACCAATGAGATCATCAAGGACATGTCGGACTCAGAGCCCTTTGTCCTCTGCCGGGGCGGCAAGGGCGGATGGGGAAACACCCATTTCGCCACCCCCACCCGCCAGGTGCCCCGCTTTGCCAAGGCGGGGCTGCCCGGAGAATCCCACGACGTGGTCCTGGAGCTGAAGCTGCTGGCGGATGTGGGCTTGGTGGGGTTTCCCAACGTGGGCAAATCCACGCTGCTCAGCGTGGTCTCCAAGGCCCAGCCCAAGATCGCCAACTATCACTTCACCACCCTCTACCCCAACTTGGGCGTGGTGTATGTGGATGAGGGCGTCAGTTTTGTCATGGCTGACATTCCCGGCATCATTGAGGGAGCCAGCGGCGGCGCCGGTTTGGGCCACGACTTTCTCAGGCACATCGACCGCTGCCGCCTGCTGGTCCACGTGGTGGACGTCTCCGGCAGCGAGGGCCGGGACCCGGTGGCGGACTTTGACGCAATCTGCGAAGAGCTGAAGCAGTACAGTCCGGAGCTGGCCACCCGTCCCCAGATCGTGGCGGCCAACAAGACCGACATCTGCGAGACCACAGAGGGCTTGGACGCCCTCCGCCGCCATGTGGAGGCCCTGGGCTATCCCCTCTATGAGATTTCCGCAGCTGCCCACAAGGGCACCCGGGAGCTGGTGCGCAAGGTGGCTGAGGCCCTTTCCGCCCTGCCGCCCGTGGCGGTTTACGAGCCGGAGTACGTGCCCCGGCCCGCCGAGGTGGACACCTCCGCACCTTTGAGCATTGAGGTAGTGGACGGCGTCTGGATCGTGGAGGGCCCCTGGCTCCAGCGGCTTATCGCCAACACCAACTTCGGCGATTATGAAAGCCGCAACTGGTTCGACAAGATGCTCCGGGAGTCCGGGCTCTTTGCCCGGATGGAGGAAATGGGTATTCAGGACGGCGACACCGTCTCCATGTACAACCTGGAATTCGACTACCAGCGCTGA
- the rpmA gene encoding 50S ribosomal protein L27 has translation MIRIGLQFFAHKKGMGSTKNGRDSESKRLGPKRADGQFVKAGNILVRQRGTHIHPGVNVGKGSDDTLFATASGVVRFERLGKDRKQVSVYEAQ, from the coding sequence ATGATCCGTATTGGTCTGCAGTTTTTCGCTCATAAAAAAGGTATGGGCTCCACCAAGAACGGCCGTGATTCCGAGTCCAAGCGCCTTGGGCCCAAGCGTGCCGACGGTCAGTTTGTCAAGGCCGGCAACATCTTGGTTCGTCAGCGCGGTACGCACATTCATCCCGGTGTGAACGTTGGCAAGGGCAGCGACGACACGCTGTTTGCCACCGCCTCCGGCGTCGTTCGTTTTGAGCGCCTGGGTAAAGATCGCAAGCAGGTTTCTGTTTACGAAGCCCAGTAA
- a CDS encoding ribosomal-processing cysteine protease Prp has protein sequence MTTVTFHLEGNRIVGFESRGHSGYAEAGSDIVCASITAVITLVEATVNDVMGLAAAVKISERDAKLSLRLPGGLSPTAESTCQTLLTGLMVYLSQLHEDYPDYVEVLEG, from the coding sequence ATGACCACCGTTACGTTCCATTTGGAGGGCAATCGGATCGTGGGCTTTGAAAGCCGGGGCCACAGCGGGTACGCCGAGGCCGGGTCGGACATCGTCTGCGCATCCATCACTGCGGTCATCACCCTGGTCGAGGCCACCGTCAATGACGTGATGGGCCTGGCTGCAGCGGTGAAGATCAGTGAGCGGGACGCGAAACTTTCGCTCCGGCTGCCCGGGGGGCTCTCCCCCACGGCGGAATCCACCTGTCAGACGCTTTTGACGGGGCTGATGGTCTATCTCTCTCAATTGCACGAGGATTACCCGGACTATGTCGAGGTGCTGGAGGGCTGA
- the rplU gene encoding 50S ribosomal protein L21: MHAIIETGGKQYKVAEGDVLFIEKLPAEAGDSVTFDRVLAVLDGENTKFGAPAVEGAKVEASVVKNGKGKKIRIFKYNPKKGYRKRQGHRQPYTKVSIGKISL, from the coding sequence ATGCACGCAATCATTGAAACCGGCGGTAAGCAGTACAAGGTCGCCGAAGGCGATGTCCTGTTCATCGAAAAGCTGCCCGCAGAGGCTGGCGACAGCGTCACCTTCGACCGTGTTCTGGCTGTCCTGGACGGTGAGAACACCAAGTTCGGCGCTCCCGCGGTGGAAGGCGCCAAGGTGGAGGCCTCTGTCGTGAAGAACGGCAAGGGCAAGAAGATCCGCATTTTCAAGTATAACCCCAAGAAGGGCTATCGTAAGCGTCAGGGCCATCGTCAGCCTTATACCAAGGTGTCGATCGGCAAGATCTCCCTCTAA
- a CDS encoding YczE/YyaS/YitT family protein has protein sequence MNRSPRLMLLLRTLQAAGGLFVAAFGIYLTIQANIGLAPWDALNMGLSRCFGVSYGTASIVLSIFAVAADLLLGERIGMGTLLDAVLVGLSIDLFTALELVPLQTSLPASLAVLILGLFIVAFGQLIYMRSALCCGPRDSLLVALGKRMRRLPIGMVNVMLLGVVICAAWLLKGPIGVGTLVSVFGLGATMQAVFRLFRFEPRDVRHTDFLEMGRLLCGRAAPQDQKV, from the coding sequence ATGAACCGTTCTCCCCGATTGATGCTTCTGCTCCGGACGCTCCAGGCCGCCGGGGGGCTTTTTGTAGCCGCTTTTGGCATCTATCTGACCATCCAGGCCAACATCGGCCTGGCGCCCTGGGACGCTTTGAACATGGGGCTCTCCCGGTGCTTCGGGGTCAGTTATGGGACTGCCTCCATCGTGCTGAGCATCTTTGCGGTGGCGGCCGACCTGCTGCTTGGGGAGCGGATCGGCATGGGCACGCTCCTGGACGCAGTCCTGGTGGGGCTCAGCATAGACCTGTTCACCGCTTTGGAACTGGTGCCACTTCAAACCTCCCTTCCCGCCTCCCTGGCGGTGCTGATCCTGGGCCTTTTCATCGTGGCGTTTGGACAGCTCATCTACATGCGCTCCGCGCTGTGCTGCGGCCCCCGGGATTCCCTGCTGGTGGCCCTGGGCAAACGGATGCGCCGCCTCCCCATCGGCATGGTGAACGTCATGCTGTTGGGCGTGGTGATCTGCGCCGCGTGGCTGCTTAAGGGGCCAATCGGCGTGGGGACGCTGGTCTCCGTCTTCGGCCTGGGCGCAACCATGCAGGCGGTGTTCCGCCTCTTCCGCTTTGAGCCCCGGGACGTGCGGCACACGGACTTTTTGGAGATGGGCCGCCTGCTCTGCGGACGCGCCGCGCCACAGGATCAAAAGGTCTGA
- a CDS encoding S-ribosylhomocysteine lyase, producing the protein MDRIASFAVDHNKLLPGLYFSRRDGDIITFDLRLKKPNTGDLLSNSELHSTEHLIATLLRNAPEKEAVIYFGPMGCQTGFYFLFDNRLLCCEDAVELLKRVFRQAAGFDGELPGKSAAECGNYVNLDAEAAKAVCKWYAELIAGWTVEQLSYTNE; encoded by the coding sequence ATGGATCGTATTGCAAGCTTTGCCGTGGATCACAACAAACTGCTGCCCGGGCTCTATTTCTCCCGCCGGGACGGTGACATCATCACCTTCGACCTTCGCTTGAAAAAGCCCAACACCGGCGATCTGCTCTCCAACAGCGAACTCCACTCTACAGAGCATCTCATTGCCACGCTGCTGCGCAACGCACCGGAGAAAGAGGCCGTGATTTATTTCGGTCCCATGGGCTGCCAGACCGGCTTCTACTTCCTCTTTGACAATCGCCTGCTCTGCTGCGAGGATGCTGTGGAGCTTTTGAAGCGGGTCTTCCGGCAGGCTGCCGGCTTTGACGGCGAACTGCCCGGAAAGAGCGCCGCCGAGTGTGGAAATTATGTAAACTTAGATGCGGAGGCCGCAAAAGCGGTCTGCAAGTGGTATGCGGAACTGATCGCCGGCTGGACCGTGGAGCAGCTGTCCTACACCAATGAGTAA
- a CDS encoding 5'-methylthioadenosine/S-adenosylhomocysteine nucleosidase — MKIGLQFAMPAELHALPGARNLAPLETVSGIPVFEVAEGILACAGGVSKVNAAMAAELLCLHCGVELILNAGVAGCCRDLPIGTLVLARDFVQHDVDTSAVGDPIGLVSTVNRVDFPTWRPEHCQALLRQLGFSAQLGRVATGDWFAVGGDRARWVRDTFSPTLCEMEGGAIAQVCLRNNVRFVSLKSVSDRLFSERQAEEYFDFSQALEALGRVVLPFAKKLQEEC; from the coding sequence ATGAAAATCGGTCTTCAATTCGCCATGCCCGCGGAACTCCATGCCCTGCCCGGCGCCCGGAACCTTGCCCCCCTGGAAACTGTGTCCGGCATCCCGGTCTTTGAGGTGGCGGAGGGCATCCTGGCCTGCGCCGGAGGCGTGAGCAAGGTGAACGCCGCCATGGCCGCCGAGCTTTTGTGCCTGCACTGCGGCGTGGAGCTGATCCTCAACGCCGGCGTGGCCGGTTGCTGCCGGGACCTGCCCATCGGCACGCTGGTGCTGGCCCGGGACTTTGTGCAGCACGACGTGGACACCTCCGCCGTAGGCGACCCGATCGGCCTGGTCTCCACCGTCAATCGGGTGGACTTCCCCACCTGGCGGCCGGAGCACTGCCAGGCGCTCCTGCGCCAGCTGGGCTTCTCCGCCCAACTGGGCCGGGTGGCCACCGGGGACTGGTTCGCCGTGGGCGGGGACCGGGCCCGCTGGGTGCGTGATACCTTCTCCCCCACCCTCTGCGAAATGGAGGGCGGGGCCATTGCCCAGGTCTGCCTGCGCAACAACGTGCGCTTCGTATCCTTGAAGTCCGTGTCCGACCGGCTGTTTTCCGAGAGGCAGGCGGAGGAGTATTTTGATTTCAGCCAGGCCCTGGAAGCCCTGGGCAGGGTGGTTCTGCCCTTTGCCAAAAAATTGCAGGAGGAATGCTGA
- a CDS encoding acetate/propionate family kinase: MNVLVINAGSSSLKYQLLNPDSGAVLAKGLCERIGIDGKFTYKPQVEGKEALKEVDVAMPTHSEAIQAVLYALVDAKNGVIASMKEIDAVGHRVVHGGEAFNKSVLITDEVMKAIEDCIPLAPLHNPANLTGIRACEKVMPGVPMVAVFDTAFHQTMPAKAYMYALPYEYYETDKVRRYGFHGTSHKYVAGRAAAMLGKKSEELKLISCHLGNGSSVTAVDGGKSVDTSMGFTPLAGLPMGTRSGDLDAGILEYLMAKYNMDIKEMVSILNKKSGVLGVSGVSSDFRDLENAGKEGNKRASLSVEMFNYGVKKLIGSYAAAMGGVDAIIFTAGVGENSASQRLAIASDLEFMGVKMDAEANKVRGEEAVISAPDSKVKVLLIPTNEELMIAMDTAAIVSGK; encoded by the coding sequence ATGAACGTATTAGTCATCAACGCCGGAAGTTCTTCCCTGAAGTATCAGCTGCTCAATCCCGACAGCGGCGCGGTGCTGGCCAAGGGCCTGTGCGAGCGCATCGGCATCGACGGCAAGTTCACCTATAAGCCCCAGGTGGAGGGCAAGGAAGCGCTGAAGGAAGTGGACGTGGCCATGCCCACTCACTCCGAAGCCATCCAGGCTGTGCTGTACGCCCTGGTGGACGCCAAAAACGGCGTGATCGCCTCTATGAAGGAGATCGACGCTGTGGGCCACCGCGTGGTGCACGGCGGCGAGGCCTTCAACAAGTCCGTCCTCATCACCGACGAGGTGATGAAGGCCATTGAGGACTGCATCCCCCTGGCCCCCCTCCACAACCCCGCCAACCTGACCGGCATCCGCGCCTGTGAGAAGGTCATGCCCGGCGTGCCCATGGTGGCCGTGTTCGACACCGCCTTCCATCAGACCATGCCCGCCAAGGCCTATATGTACGCCCTGCCCTACGAGTACTATGAGACCGACAAGGTCCGCCGCTACGGCTTCCATGGCACCAGCCACAAGTATGTGGCCGGCCGCGCCGCCGCCATGCTGGGCAAAAAGAGCGAGGAGCTGAAGCTGATCTCCTGCCACCTGGGCAACGGCTCCTCCGTCACCGCCGTGGACGGCGGCAAGAGCGTGGACACCTCCATGGGCTTCACTCCCCTGGCCGGCCTGCCCATGGGCACCCGCTCCGGTGATCTGGACGCCGGCATCCTGGAGTATCTGATGGCCAAGTACAACATGGACATCAAGGAGATGGTCTCCATCCTGAACAAGAAGTCCGGCGTGCTGGGCGTGTCCGGCGTCAGCTCCGACTTCCGTGATCTGGAGAACGCAGGCAAAGAGGGCAACAAGCGCGCCTCTTTGTCCGTGGAGATGTTCAACTACGGCGTCAAGAAGCTCATTGGCTCCTATGCCGCCGCCATGGGCGGCGTGGACGCCATCATCTTCACCGCCGGCGTGGGCGAGAACTCCGCCTCCCAGCGCCTGGCCATTGCCTCTGATTTGGAGTTCATGGGCGTGAAGATGGACGCCGAGGCCAACAAGGTCCGGGGCGAGGAGGCCGTGATCTCCGCCCCCGACTCCAAGGTCAAGGTCCTGCTGATCCCCACCAACGAAGAACTGATGATTGCCATGGACACCGCAGCCATCGTCTCCGGGAAATAA
- a CDS encoding tRNA(Met) cytidine acetate ligase: MGAAGIIAEYNPLHLGHRYQMERTRALLGEKTPIVCVMSGNFVQRGAFAIVRKHVRAEAAVCAGADLVLELPLPWALASAERFARGGVRVLQAAGVVSHLSFGSESGDAPLLMELARGLLHPDFPPLLRQELRSGDSFPRARQRALEQLLGTRAHRLEQPNDLLGVEYCKALVQLAPQIEPLAILRTGAWHDGEAVGGIASASAIRALLEDGKEADRYMTPDMARLYREELAAGRAPVNLAASERAVLARLRTMEEADWALYDEGAEGLYHRFYDAAISCATVEELLRTVKTKRYPMARLRRMLLRAYLGLRDLPEEIPYLRVLAAGPRGRELLARMRRCAELPVLTKPADVRCLSPEANRVFALEARAADLYALAYPSLCQAAGGSEWTTGPHIQTP, translated from the coding sequence ATGGGGGCGGCAGGTATAATAGCAGAGTATAATCCACTTCATCTGGGCCACCGGTATCAGATGGAGCGCACCCGCGCCCTGTTGGGAGAGAAGACGCCCATCGTCTGTGTAATGAGCGGGAACTTTGTCCAGCGCGGAGCCTTCGCCATTGTCCGCAAGCATGTGCGGGCGGAGGCGGCGGTCTGCGCGGGGGCGGACCTGGTGCTGGAACTGCCCCTCCCCTGGGCCCTTGCCTCGGCGGAGCGGTTTGCCCGGGGCGGAGTCAGGGTTTTGCAGGCTGCCGGCGTTGTGAGCCACCTCTCCTTCGGCAGCGAAAGCGGCGACGCGCCATTGCTGATGGAACTGGCCCGGGGCCTGCTGCATCCCGATTTTCCCCCGCTGCTGCGGCAGGAGCTGCGGTCGGGGGACAGCTTTCCCCGTGCCCGCCAGCGGGCGCTGGAGCAGCTTTTGGGCACGCGGGCGCATAGACTGGAACAGCCCAATGACCTATTGGGCGTGGAATACTGTAAGGCGTTGGTGCAGCTTGCACCCCAGATCGAGCCGTTGGCCATTTTGCGCACCGGCGCTTGGCATGACGGCGAGGCGGTGGGGGGAATTGCATCCGCCTCGGCCATCCGCGCGCTGCTTGAGGATGGGAAAGAGGCAGACCGCTACATGACCCCTGACATGGCGCGGCTTTATCGGGAGGAGCTGGCCGCCGGCCGCGCCCCGGTGAACCTGGCGGCCTCGGAGCGGGCGGTGCTGGCCCGGCTGCGGACCATGGAAGAGGCGGACTGGGCTCTCTATGACGAGGGGGCGGAGGGCCTCTACCATCGGTTTTACGATGCGGCCATCTCCTGCGCCACGGTGGAGGAGCTGCTGCGCACCGTCAAAACCAAGCGCTATCCCATGGCGCGGCTGCGCCGGATGCTGCTGCGGGCCTATCTGGGGCTTCGGGACCTGCCGGAGGAGATACCCTATCTCCGGGTTCTGGCCGCCGGCCCCCGGGGACGGGAGCTGCTGGCCCGGATGCGCCGGTGTGCCGAACTGCCGGTACTGACCAAGCCCGCCGATGTGCGCTGCCTCTCACCGGAGGCAAACCGCGTCTTCGCGCTGGAGGCCCGGGCCGCCGACCTCTATGCCCTTGCATATCCATCCCTTTGTCAGGCCGCCGGCGGAAGCGAATGGACAACGGGACCGCACATCCAAACCCCCTGA
- a CDS encoding RsiV family protein, which yields MEKLIALFCALCLMAGCASASPELGEAPLEKGALTEEISQSVEKSAVYGAAVQAAVYTVESQVCADTVYDEDGALLANYRYEVPHLAAWNENGEPWPCRDDTVAANLETFNGRFEEWLSGEDFQEKADEARAFYEDWKTEQEKAQSGDVWNLEFLYDLSFTSYMTADLISIDGRYYDCSGGTHGMTVLLGWNYDLASQRFIGPLELAADQAVFTEAVARKILAQIEPGDPLYWDDYDEIVACWPNYAVSFNEEGMEVGFSSYELVCYAAGPQQFQISWDFIEPYLSDYGRALLGYAA from the coding sequence ATGGAAAAGCTGATCGCCCTGTTCTGCGCGCTCTGCCTGATGGCCGGCTGTGCCAGCGCCTCGCCGGAATTGGGGGAAGCGCCGCTTGAAAAGGGGGCTCTGACGGAGGAAATCTCCCAGTCGGTGGAGAAATCTGCCGTCTACGGCGCTGCGGTCCAGGCGGCCGTCTATACGGTGGAGAGTCAGGTCTGCGCCGACACTGTCTACGATGAGGATGGCGCGCTGTTGGCCAACTACCGCTATGAGGTGCCCCATCTGGCTGCCTGGAATGAAAACGGAGAGCCGTGGCCCTGCCGGGACGACACTGTGGCCGCCAACCTGGAGACGTTCAACGGACGCTTTGAAGAGTGGCTCAGCGGTGAGGATTTCCAGGAGAAGGCGGACGAGGCCCGTGCATTTTACGAGGACTGGAAGACGGAGCAGGAGAAGGCTCAAAGCGGGGACGTGTGGAATCTTGAGTTTTTGTACGACCTCTCGTTCACCTCTTATATGACCGCCGATCTCATCAGCATCGACGGACGCTACTATGACTGCAGCGGCGGCACCCACGGCATGACCGTGCTGTTGGGCTGGAATTACGATTTGGCCAGCCAGAGGTTTATCGGCCCGCTGGAGCTTGCTGCCGACCAGGCCGTCTTTACAGAGGCGGTGGCCCGTAAGATTTTGGCTCAGATTGAACCGGGAGACCCGCTTTACTGGGATGATTACGATGAAATTGTGGCCTGCTGGCCCAACTATGCCGTCTCCTTCAACGAGGAGGGGATGGAGGTGGGGTTTTCCTCCTATGAACTGGTCTGCTATGCCGCCGGCCCCCAGCAGTTCCAGATTTCCTGGGATTTCATAGAACCCTACCTCAGCGACTACGGCAGAGCGCTGTTGGGATACGCGGCATAA
- a CDS encoding MarR family winged helix-turn-helix transcriptional regulator: MDGTMDQVRSIMIGINRIDGLYYLCAKRTGLKENALALLYALNDGKPHTQTQISEQWLIPKTTINTVVKECVEQGYVSFDPGEHRREKTLFLTPAGKAHADALLSDLYQMECTALEKTLERYPAGWIDALSEFAAQLTAAFGGKEERR; this comes from the coding sequence ATGGATGGGACGATGGACCAGGTGCGCAGCATCATGATCGGCATCAACCGCATCGACGGGCTCTATTATCTGTGTGCAAAGCGCACGGGGCTGAAGGAGAACGCGCTTGCCCTGCTCTACGCGCTCAATGACGGGAAGCCCCATACCCAGACCCAGATCAGTGAGCAGTGGCTCATCCCCAAGACCACGATTAACACGGTGGTAAAAGAGTGCGTGGAGCAGGGGTATGTGTCCTTTGACCCGGGGGAGCACAGGCGGGAAAAGACGCTTTTCCTGACCCCGGCGGGAAAGGCGCACGCGGACGCCCTCCTCTCAGACCTCTATCAAATGGAGTGCACGGCGCTGGAAAAGACACTGGAGCGGTATCCGGCGGGCTGGATCGATGCCCTTTCGGAATTTGCCGCGCAGCTGACGGCGGCCTTTGGGGGAAAGGAGGAGCGCCGCTGA